In one Nicotiana sylvestris chromosome 8, ASM39365v2, whole genome shotgun sequence genomic region, the following are encoded:
- the LOC138874671 gene encoding uncharacterized protein: protein MSKIDEIDPRVKSYLYDIGYHRWSRVHAIVNRTWTMTSNIAESLNAVTKDTRELPIFDLLEYMRTLLERWTDEKLLKAKGTFTFFGSKFNKELKNIITLSQKLRIRSFYLVSASTDYIYIVIDGVKQYFVCLKSKKCSCGQFQLDELPCAHALAALRHGNETYENYCSLYYTKESLLRASFLLASMSVTSLSLIDPSSCFFVA from the exons ATGTCGAAGATTGATGAGATAGACCCGCGTGTTAAATCATACCTCTAtgatattggctatcatagatggtCAAGAGTACATGCAATAGTGAATAGAACTTGGACTATGACATCAAACATTGCAGAGTCGTTGAATGCTGTAACAAAAGATACAAGAGAGCTGCCAATATTTGACCTATTAGAGTATATGAGGACACTTCTTGAACGTTGGACGGACGAGAAGTTATTGAAGGCAAAGGGTACTTTCACATTCTTTGGGTCCAAATTCAACAAAGAATTGAAGAACATCATAACATTATCTCAGAAACTTAGGATAAGATCTTTTTATTTG GTGAGTGCTTCAACAGATTATATCTATATTGTGATAGATGGTGTGAAGCAGTACTTTGTGTGTCTTAAAAGCAAGAAATGTAGTTGTGGCCAGTTCCAACTTGATGAACTTCCATGTGCGCATGCTTTGGCAGCTTTAAGGCACGGGAATGAAACTTATGAAAACTATTGCTCTCTGTATTACACAAAGGAGAGCCTACTGC GTGCATCCTTCCTCCTTGCTAGTATGTCTGTAACCTCACTTTCACTGATTGACCCATCTTCCTGCTTCTTTGTAGCATAG